The genomic interval AGGGTACAGCGGGTTCCCCTGACCGAAGCCTCCGGGCGTATCCACACCTCTACCGCTACAGTGGCGGTGCTGCCGGAGGCCGAGGAGTTGGACGTGAAGGTGAACCCTGACGAGCTTCGCATCGACGTGTTCCACGCTGGCGGCGCCGGCGGCCAGAACGTGAACAAAGTGGCTACCGCCATTCGCATTGTCCATTTGCCAACCGGCCTGGTGGTCACCTGCCAGGACGAGCGCTCCCAGCACAAGAACAGGCAGCGGGCTATGGAAATCCTACGCGCGCGCTTGTACGAAGCAGAGCGGGAGAAACGCGAGTCCGAGATCTCCGAGTCCAGACGCGCTCAGGTGGGCGGCGCCGAGCGGGCGGAGAAGGTCCGCACCTATAATTTCCCCCAGGACCGGCTGACTGACCACCGTATAGGCCAGAGCTTCTACGGCCTGCCACGCATCATGGACGGCGGCCTCGATGATGTCATTGAAGCACTAACCGCCGACGAGCAGGTCAAAAACCTGGAAGCAGCCCTGGCCGTCTAGCCCCCGTTAGCTTTCGATTTGCGGCTTCTAAATCCTGGATGTGTCCATGACTATAGCCCAATGGCTCCTGGATATTCGCCAAGCCTTACTCAAGGCTGGCATATCTGAAGAAGAGGCATGGACCGAGTCGGAATTGATTCTGCGAGAAACTCTTGGCCTAGACCGTACCCAACTACACCTCCAGGCCATGGAGTCAGTCTCGTCCATTCTAGCCGAGAAGCTGGAACACATCGTATCCTGCCGCGCCAAGCGTGAACCTCTGGCATACATCTTCGGCCACTGGCCCTTCTACGGCCTGGATATCATTGTCACGCCGGACGTTCTCATACCCAGGCCGGAGACTGAAGGATTGGTCGAGATAGCAATGGCCCTTTGCCGCCGGCTGCAAGCTAAGAAGCCCTCACGGAAGGTTGTCGATGTAGGTACTGGTAGTGGAGCAGTGGCTGTTGTTCTAGCCAAGGAGGCCGGTCTTGAAGAGGTTATGGCTGCTGATTCTTCTCGCGAGGCGCTGGGAGTGGCCCATCGAAACTTGTGTAAATACGGACTGGGCCACAGGGTAAAGTTGTTGGAGGGGGACCTTCTGGAGCCTATCGCGAGTCCTTTGGACCTGATCATCGCCAACCTCCCCTACATTCCCACCAGCCGCCTCCCCAATCTGCAACCCGAGGTGCGATGGGAGCCGCGT from SAR202 cluster bacterium carries:
- the prmC gene encoding peptide chain release factor N(5)-glutamine methyltransferase, whose translation is MTIAQWLLDIRQALLKAGISEEEAWTESELILRETLGLDRTQLHLQAMESVSSILAEKLEHIVSCRAKREPLAYIFGHWPFYGLDIIVTPDVLIPRPETEGLVEIAMALCRRLQAKKPSRKVVDVGTGSGAVAVVLAKEAGLEEVMAADSSREALGVAHRNLCKYGLGHRVKLLEGDLLEPIASPLDLIIANLPYIPTSRLPNLQPEVRWEPRQALDGGPDGLNVIKRMLMQAKRKLAAGGSILLEIDEGQSEPLKAFSKDLFPNAAMSVEKDLAGLDRYFLLESDSLLD